In the Sandaracinus amylolyticus genome, CGATCGACACCCGCTCGCGCGCCGCGATCGGCTGTCGCGTCAGCCGCTGACGGAAGCGCTCGAGCATCGAGTCCATGCGATCGACCGCGACCACGTCGATGCCCTCGCGCGCGATCGCGATCGCCACGCGCCCGCTGCCCGCGCCGAGCTCGAGCACCGGCCCGCCGATCTCGCGCGCCATCTCGACGTAGAAGCGCACGTCGTGCTTCCGCCGCGCGTAGGTGTGGTCGTACAGACGCGCGTCGACGTAGTGCGACTCCGACCCGTGTCGCAGCGCGTGCTCGCTCGGCCCTTCGCGCTTCATTCGTCCGCCAGCTTCAAGAGGTCCGGCACGTCGGTGAGCACGCGCCCCGGCACCATGCGCTCCACGCGCCAGCGCTCGCCCCCGTCGGAGCCAGCAACGCGTACCACCTCGAACTCCACCTCGCGACGATACGGCTGGCTCATCACGTCGTATCCCGCGATGCCGCGCAGCGCGATGCGCTGATCCGGCTCGAGCGTGTCCGACTGCTGGAAGAACATCGTGAGCGGCGCGCCCGCCAGCGCGAGCCACGCCTCGCGCGCCATCTCGCGCTCCTGCGCGTCGAGCTGCGCATCGCGGGCGCGCTTCTCGTGCACCCGCGCCCGCGCGTCGCCCACCGCGATGCGCTCGGCCGCCTCCCACTCGCGACGTCGCCACGCGTCGTAGAACGACTCCGCGACCGCCTCCGGCGTGCGATCGTCGATGTGCAGCTCCGCGACCTGCGGTCGCTGCGCCGTCTCCACCGGCGCCTGCTCCGCGCGATCCCGCGCCACCATCCACGCGAGCACGCCGATCACGATCATCGAGCTCGACGCGGCGAGCACGATCGGCGTCGGCAGTCGATCGCGCTTCACGCGCTCCTCCGCGCGAGCAGCACGTCGACGATCTCCGCGAAGCCGCGCCCCCGCGCCTCACGCGCGACGAAGCGCGGCGCGACCGGGAGCGCGTGCAGATGATCCCGCACGTTCGCGACGCCCGCGGTGTGCGCGAAGAACCCGAACGCCGCCGCGTCGTTCCCCGAGTCCCCGACGAACAAGAAGCGCTCGCGCAGCCGGGCCTCGTCGATGCCGAGCACGTCGGTCACGGCACGCACCGTCCCGCACGCCTTGTCCCACGCGCCCGGCATCGCGTGCGCGTGCACCGTCGACACCACCGCGCGCGCTCCACACGCCTCGATGATCTCCACGAGCCGCGCGACCCGATCACGCGAGAGGCTCACCGTCTCGCCCACGTCGAACGCGAGATCACACCGGCGCAGCGGCTGATCGTCGGCCTCGCGCAGGTCCGGCATCTCCTCGCGCACCCGCGCCCGAACGCGCCCGAGCACCTCGTCGCCCGCACCCTCGACGTCGAACCACCCACGCCGCGCGATGCGCCCCTCGCGCCAGATCCACCCCGCGCCGTTCTCGCCGACCGCGAGATCGATCGGCCACATGAGCGCGACCGACTCCATCCACCCGAGCGGCCTGCCCGTCACCGCGATCCGCGCGAGCCCCGCATCGCGCAGCCGGAAGAGCGCCGCGTACGCCTCCTGCTCGACGACCCCGCCCTTCGTGAGCGTGTCGTCGACGTCGAACACCACGCCCTCGATCGCCCGCGCGCTCTCCGCGCTCAGCTCCTCGATCGCTCGCATCACGTCACCCGGAAGAACGCGGCCTTGAGGTAGCGCCCTTCCGCGAACGCCGCGGGCACCGGATGATCGGCGCCCTGCTCGCCCATGTGCAGCAGCGTCAGATCGCGCCCCGCGTCACGCGCGCCCATCGTCGCCACGCGCACCAGCTCGTCGGGCGTCATCGCGGCCGAGCACGAGCAGCTCACGAGGAGTCCGTCCTTCTCGGTCACGCGCGCCGCGTCGGCGTTGAGCCGTCGATAGGCACCGCGCGCACGCTCGAGGTGCTTCACCGTCGGCGCGAGCTTGGGCGGATCGAGCACCACGAGATCGAAGCGCTCCTTCTTCCGCGCGAGCTCCTCCATCCGATGCCGCGCATCCGCGCGCTCGAACGTGATCCGATCGCTCATCCCGTGGTGATGCGCGAGCCGCGACGCGGTCGCGATCGCGACCGCCGAGCTGTCGACCGCAGTCACGCTCTTCGCACCGCCGCGCGCCGCGAACATCGCGAACGCGCCGACGAAGCTGTAGAGGTCGAGCACGCGCGCGCCGTTCGCGAGCTTCTCCACCATCGCGCGGTTGTCGCGCTGATCGAAGTAGAACCCGGTCTTCTGGGTGATCGTCGGCTCGAGCGAGATGTCGAGCCCGCGCTCGCGCAGCTCGAGCGCGCTGGGATCGGGCCCGCGCACCACGCCGGTCGTCGCCTCGAACCCCTCGCGCTGCGCGGCCTTCTCGCTCGCGACCTCGATGACGGTCTTCACCTTCGCGACGCGCGCGACGTGCGCGAACACGTCCTGCTCGCGCAGCTTCATCCCGATGGTGAGCAGCTGCACCGTCGCGACGTTCCCGAGCACGTCGACGATCAGCCCCGGCAGCCCATCGCCCTCCGAGTGCACGAGCCGATAGCCCGTCGTCTCCGCGCTCGGCAGCCCGAAGCGCGCACGCAGCGCCGCCGCGCGCTCCATCGCGCGCCCGATCGACGCACCGTCGAGCGGATCGTTCGCATCACGGGTGGCGATGCGCACCGGGATCGCCGACTTCGGCGACCAGTACCCGCGCCCCTGGAAGCGCCCCTCGGGGTCCACGACGTCGACGACGTCACCCGCGCTCGGCGCGCCGTCGACCCTCGCGATCGCCTGCGCGAAGACCCAGGGATGCCCAGCCCAAACCGGCTGAACCCGGCCTCGCGACAGCGTCACGGTCGTCACGCGCGCGACTCTAGTACATGGCCCGCGCGCTTGCCGCGGCCGCTGCACCCGGGTAGCTTGGGAACAGTTTCCCGGTAGTGGAGGACCACACGTGCCGAACCTCGGAATGGGCGAGCTGATCGTCATCCTGCTGATCGTGCTGCTCGTCTTCGGCGCGAGCCGTCTCCCGCAGATCGGCGAAGGTCTCGGCAAGGCGATCCGTGGCCTGAAGCGCGGCCTCAACAGCGACGACGACATCGAGGTCACCTCGAAGGACAAGCGCGTCGCGTCGAAGAGCGGCGCCGAGGAGATCGCGAAGGACGACGTCGCCGAGGCCGAGGTCGTCGAGCGCAAGCGCTGAGACGCGCGCTCAGTGGATCGTGCGCGGACGCGCCGCGCGGGCGCACGCTTCGCGCAGCTGATCGTGAAGCTCCGGTGAGCCCGCGATGTCGCGCGCGTCCTGCGCGTTGAGGTGCGGCACGACCGAGAGCGCCACGTCGAGCGGCGTGTACGGATTGCGCGCGAGCGCGAGACGCACCCCGTATCGCACCATCCATCGCGACGAGCGCGCGACCTCGCGCAGCACCTCGGGCACGATGGGCCGCTTCGCGCAGAGCCGCACCACGTCGGGCTCGGTGATCGCCGGGTTCGCGAGCACGATGCGGATCACGTCGGGATGCGGATCGCGCAGCACCCGCGCGAGGAGATCGCGATCACGACCGCGCGCGAGCGACTTGCGCTCCCCGAGCGTCATCGGTCGCCCGCGCCCGAAGTCCGGAACCGTCGCCGCGTCGTCGTCCGCGGCGCGTGCCCCCGGCTCCGGCCGCAATCTGCGCGCGGTGTCGACGTCACCACGTGCGATCGCGGCCTCGGCGATCGCGACGCGGAGCTCGTCGCACTCGCGCGCCGCCAGCGCGACGGAGACCAGGAGCATCACCCTCGCGGACGCGTCGTCCCGCATCTCCGCGCGCGCATCGATCTCCGCGATGACCGCGGCGCTCTCGTCGGGCCCGAGCCGCGCGAGCTCGTGCCGGAGGAACCCGACCGCGACGTCGCGATCCGCGATCCCCTCGACCACCCGCACCAGACGCCGCGCCTCGAGCCCGACCCTCATGCGCTCTCCGAGCGCGGGATCATACCCCGGACGAGCTACCTACCCGCATGGGTCATCCCCAGCCAGTGGGGCTTGACGCGTCGCGTCGACTCTGGCAACTGGAGAATATCCCCGTGAGTGTGACGCCTCAGCATCCGTCCGACCGCCCGACGCGCCCCCGCGTCATCAAGCGCTACGCGAACCGGAAGCTCTACGACACGCGCGACTCGCGCTACGTGACGCTTCAGCAGATCGCGGAGTACGTCCGTGGGGGCGAAGAGGTCTCCATCATCGACAACACGACGAAGGAGGACCTGACGAACGTCACCCTCGCTCAGATCGTGTACGAGGAGGAGCGCAAGAACGCGCCGGCCGGTGAGGACGCGCGTCGCGCGGGCTCGTCGTCGCCGAGCGTCGGCGCCCTCCGCACGCTCATCCAGCAGGGTGGCGAGCGGCTGATGTCGACCCTCTCGAGCACGGCCGTCGGCAAGCTGATCGGCCGTCGCGAGCCCGGCGCATCGCCGGAGGGCGAGCTCGAGGAGGCGGTCGCCGCACCGACCGCGAAGCCCGAACGCCCGGCCGAGAAGGAGAAGGCCGACGACGTCGCGGGGCGCAAGCTCCTCGTCGGCCCGAAGGAAGCGTGGGACGAGCTCCAGCGGCTCGCCGACGACCGCATCAAGTCGGTGCTCGGCGCGGCCGTCAGCCACGTCCACCAGCTCCAGGGCGAGGTGAAGCGCCTGCAGACGCGCATCGAGGAGCTCGAGCAGAAGCTCGTCCAGCTCAGCGCGCGCGAGGCGAAGCACGGCGACGCGCAGTCGGATCGCGTCGAGCGCGTCGTGAACGAGCGCGGGGACGAGCCCGAGGCCTGAGCGCCTCGTCGATCGCGCATCCCACATGTGGCGCCGCCCTGCCCCGAGCACGGCGGCGCTTTCGTTTCCGTCGCCACTCCAGGAAATCGGACTGAGATCGGTTCTCGCGGCCTTCCGTGCCCCGGTCGCATGGCTACCGTCGCGACCCACGACATTCCGGAGCCGAGTGGTCCGTACTCCGGAATGAGCCACGACGACCGGGGGTTCGGGATGCACGTCCCGATAGCCCCGGGCGGCTCGTGGCAACCGTGGGGCACCGGTTCGAGCGGTCCCGGGACGACCCGGACTGCAGGCCCCAGAAAGACTGCGATGGCCCTGAGCGACGACACCCCGAACCCCCTCCGTGACGAGTTCGCCAAGGAGGCGCTCGTCCACCTCGACTCGCTGTACGGCGCGGCCCTCCGGCTGACCCGCTCCGAGTCGGACGCGGAGGATCTGGTCCAGGATGCCTTCCTGAAGGCGTATCGCTTCTACGACCGTTTCGAGCCCGGCACGAACCTGCGCGCCTGGCTCCTCCGGGTGCTCACCAACACCTTCATCAACAAGTACCGGCGCAACACGCGCGAGCGGCGCGTGCTCGACGGTGACGAGGCCGAGCCCGTGGGCGACGGCGTGATGAGCCGCGCCGCGATGCGTGCGCTGACCGACCCGGTCGGCGACGCGATGCGGCCGCTCGTCGTGAAGGAGATCCAGAACGCGCTCGACGAGCTCAGTGACGAGCATCGCCTGATGATCGTCCTGGCCGACGTCGAGGAGCTCTCGTACAAAGAGATCGCCGACATCGTCGGCTGCCCGATCGGCACCGTCATGTCGCGTCTCCACCGCGCGCGGAAGCAGATGCAGCACAGGCTGGTCGACACGGCAGTGCAGATGGGGATCATCGACGACAAGGCCGAGGGCACCAGCGAGCCGATCTCGCTCGAGGCCTACCGCCGCGCGCGTGAGGTGGCTGGATGATCCCGTGTCGCGTCGTCCGCCGGCACCTCGACGCCCTGGTGGACGGCGAGCTGGATACGAGCGCCCAGGTGGAGTTCGACAGCCACCTGGCCAGCTGCCCCGTGTGCCGTGAGCACGCGGCGTTCGCGCGCTCGGTGAAGCAGACGATCAAGCAGGAGCTCGGGACCGTGAAGGCGCCCGAGCACTTGCGTCTGCGTGTGTTGACCGCGATCCAGTCGGCTCCGCCGCCGCAGGCCATCGCGCCTCGCCCCATCGACGTGCCGAGCGTCGACGAGAGCGCGAAGGCGCCGCGTGAGCCGCGCCGGCGGCGTGGGCTGCGCGTGTGGATGCTCCCGGCGCGATACGCGGTGCCCGCGGCCGCGGCGGCAGTGTTCTTCGTGGCGCTCGGCGCGCGCACCGACGACGGCGAGGCCGACGAGGCAGCGGTGGCGGCGACGGCGATGCCGCTCTTCGAAGACGTCGTGCGCCGACACTCGAGCGATCACCCCGCGGAGGTCGCCGGTCCGCCGCAGCAGGTCGTCGGGTGGTTCCGCGGCAAGCTCGAGTTCCCGGTGCGTCCCGTGGAGTTCGATCGCGCCGACGCGCGGCTGCTCGGTGCGCGCCTCTCGAACATCCGCGAGCGCGACGCCGCGGCGTTCTACTACGAGGTGCGCGGTCATCGCGTGACGGTCGTGGTGTTCGAGCCGCCACAGCGCGCGATGCCGATCCAGATCTTCCGGGGCGCGCAGCGCGTGAGCCTGCACGGTCGCGAGCTCTACTATCGCCAGGTGCGCGGCTACACGGTGCCGGTCGTCGAGCACGACGGGCTCACCTACGCGTTCACCGGTGACCTCGACCGTCAGACGATGATCCAGCTCGCGGCGTCCGCGCGCGTCCAGCACTGAGCGCGCCCGGGCGAGGCTGCGCGCGGGTCCCCAACCCGCGTGCCGCAGACCTGCTCGCTCGGGTGGTGTCGAGGGCTCGAAATCGGCGAAAAACGAAGGAAAAGCGGGGCGTTCACCCCATTTCCAACGTTGACACGTCGAAGCGCACCCCTCTATCCTCTCGGGCTCTACGCCCTCCGACGAGGGCGCCGGGTCCGAGGAGCTCATGGGCAAGCGCATCCTGTTCTTCGAGAGCGACGCCGATTTCGCGAACGAGGTGAGCGCGAGGCTCAGGCGACACGGGGCGAACGTCGAGATCACGGATGACGGCAACGCCGGCGTCGATCGCGCTTCGCAGGACCGCCCGGATCTGATCCTGCTGACGATCGAGCTCCCGCAGATGAACGGGTTCCTCGTCTGCAAGAAGCTCAAGAAGGCACCGGAGACCGCGTCGATCCCGGTGATCATCCTCTCGAGCGAGGCGACCGAGGAGATCTTCGAGCAGCACCGGAAGCTGCGCACGCGCGCCGAGGACTACCTCCGCAAGCCGATCTCGGTGGACGACCTCGTCGAGAAGGTCGGAGCGCTCGTCGCGCTCGATCCGCTCTCGCTCGAGGAGTCGGCGGCCGAGCCGATCGCGCTCGAGGCCGACGTCGAGGTCGCGCTCGAGGCCGAGGATCCCGAGCCGACCGACATGCTCTCGCGCAAGAACGTCGACGAAGAGATCGATGCCTTCGCGGACAACGCGTTCGACTCGCTGATGCTCGACGGCGGCGAGGAGGAGGCGACGACGGTCGGCGTGATCCCGCCCGGCCTGCTCGCGCCGGCAGCGCCGAAGAAGGCCGAGCCCGCGCCCGCCGCGCCGAAGCCGCCGGCCGGGCGCAGCACGCCCCCGCCCCGGCCCGCGTCGATCGCCGCGACGCCGCCGCGCGTCGCCGCCGCTGCGCTGCAGACGCCGAAGGCCGCGAGCGTCGCCCCGCCGCCGAAGGCTGCGAGCGTCGCCCCGCCGCCGCCCGCCGTCGACGAGAGCGCGCTGATCGAGCTGCGCGAGCGCATCGCGGCGCTCGAGACGCAGCGCACGGCACTGGAGAGCGAGCGCACTGCCCTCGAGACCGAGCGCACGACGCTGCGCGACGAGGTCGCGGACGCGAAGCGCAAGCTCGACGAGGCCGAGGAGCAGGCCTCGACGCTCCCGCGCAAGCAGGCGGAGATCGAGCGCCTGGAGCGCGAGGTCGCCGACCTCAAGAAGACGACCGCGCAGGCAGCGCGCGGAGGCGGCATCTCGAGCCGCGAGTTCCTCGATCTCCGCGAGGCGCTCAACAAGAAGGACAAGGAGATCCTCGACCTCAAGGATCAGGTCTCCGGGCGCGACAAGCAGCTGCTCGATCTGCGCGACAAGAACCTCGGCCTCGAGCGCGAGAAGGCGGACGCGAGCGACAGGCACCTCGAGCTCGAGCGCGAGATCGCCGACCACAAGGATCGCATCGAGGCGCTCTCGTCGGACAAGGACGCGGCGAACAAGCGCGCCGAGGACACGAAGGCCCGGCTCGAGCGCGCCGAGGCGAAGGCGAAGAAGATCGGCGACGAGCTCGACGCCGAGAAGAACGCGCGCGCGGCGGACGTCGCGCGGCTCGCGGAGGAGAACGCCGCGGCGATCGAGGCGATGCGCGAGGAGAACGCGAGCACCATCGCGGATCTCGAGCGTCGCTTCGAGGAGCAGTCGGCCGAGGCCGACGCGCGGCACGCGGTCGCGATGGACGACGCGCGGCGCGCCCACGAGGCCGCGACGACGAAGCTGCGCGAGGAGCACACGGGCGCGCTCGCGTCGACGCGCGCCGCGGCGGCGGTCGCGCAGGAGCAGGCGGCAGCGGACGCGGCGGCGGCGCAGGAGCAGGCGCTCGCAGCGGCAGCGGCGGCGCACGAGCAGGCGCTGGCCGCGCTGCGCGCCGAGCTCGATCAGCAGCGCGAGGACGCGCTGGCCGACGCCGCGCGCACCAAGGAAGCCGCGCTCGCGGATGCCGCGCGCAGCAAGGACGACGCGCTCGCCGGCGCCGCGCGCTCGAAGGACGAAGCGCTCGCCGAGGCGGCGCGTGCGAAGGACGCGGCGCTGGTCGCGCTGCGCGCCGAGCTCGAAGGCGCGCACCGCAAGGCGACCGACGACGCCGAGCGCAAGCACTCGGGCGAGCTCGCCGCGCTCGGTCGCAAGCTCGCAGAGGCCGAGTCGACCAACGCGGTGACGGTCGAGAAGCTCGAGCAGACGCAGAGTGATCTCGACGCGACGAAGGCGACGCTCGAGAGCACCCAGGGCGAGCTCGCGCAGACGAAGGCGACGCTCGCTTCGACGCGCAGCGATCTCGACGCGACGAAGGCGACGCTCGCGAGCACGCGCGGCGAGCTCGAGTCGACGAAGGGCGAGCTCGACACGACGCAGAGCGCGCTCGACGCGACGCGCGGCGAGCTCAGCGCGACGAAGGACGAGCTCGGCGAGACCAAGGGCGCGCTCGATGCGACGCGCGGAGAGCTGGCCCAGACGAGCGCCGCGCTCGAGGCGACGCGCAGCGAGCTCGCTGCCACGCAGGGCGAGCTCGAGGCGACGAAGGGCGAGCTCGCGAGCACCAAGAGCGAGCTCGCGAACACCAAGAGCGACCTCGCGAGCACCCGCAGCGAGCTCTCGACCACGAAGGGCGACCTCGGGACCACGCGCGGCGAGCTCTCCTCGACGAAGGCGGCGCTCGAAGCGACCGCGGCCGAGCTCGAGAGCACGAGCGCGGAGCTCGAGACGACCAAGAGCGTGCTCGAGACGACGCGCGGTGAGCTCGCGTCGACCGCGGGCGAGCTCGAGCGCACCCAGGGCGAGCTCGCGTCGACTCAGGGACAGCTCGCGTCGACGCAGGGACAGCTCGCGTCGACGAGGAACGACCTCGCTGCGCGCGTACGCGACCTCGACGACACGAAGGCCGCGCTCGCGAATGCGCGCGCGCGCATCGAGCAGCTCGAGTCGGTGTCCGCGGAGCAGGCGCGCCGCATCCAGTCGCTCGAGAGCAGCGAGCGCTCGCTGACCGGCAGCCTCGCCAAGGCACGCGGGAAGATCGACACGGACACCCAGCTGCTCGAGCGGGCGCGGCGCGCGCTCGCGATCAGCCTGAGCCTGCTCGAGGATCAGAAGGCGAACCGCCCCGAAGACGCGTGAGCGCGGACCTCGCGAGCGCGCTCGCGCACGCGGCGATCGCCGCCGTCGACCCGCGCGTGTGCACGCGCGACGTGCTCCGTCGTGAAGCGGCGCGCGGCCCGTGGACGCTCTTCGCGTTCGGCAAGGCCGCGCGGGGGATGACCGAGGCCGCGCTCGAAGAGCTCGAGGTCTCGCGCGGCGTCGTCATCGCGCTGGATGCGGCGCCGTTCGCGCATCCGGGGATCGTGGTGCGGCGCGGCGCGCATCCCGCGCCCGCCGCCGACGCAGCAGAGCACGGCGCGGAGATCGAGGCGCTCGCGCGCTCGCTCGGCGCCGGGGACCGCGCGCTGGTGCTGCTGTCGGGCGGCGGCTCGGCGATGTTGGAGCGACCGGTCGAGGGTGTGACCATCGACGAGATCGCGCGCGTCGCACGCGCATTGATGCACGCTGGCGCGGACATCGCGGAGCTGAACGCGGTGCGGCGCTGCCTCTCGCGACTCAAGGGCGGCGGGCTCGCGGAGGCGCTCTTCCCTGCCGAGGTGCTGGTCGTGGTGATCTCGGACGTCACGGCGGGGCCGACCTCGCTGGTCGCGTCGGGGCCTTGTGCGCGCCCCGCACCGTCTCCCGATCCCCGCGAGGTGATCGCGCGGCGTGGTGTCGAGGGCATGCTCTCACCCGCGGCGCGACGCGCGATCGCGACACGCGCCGACTCACGACCCGGCGACGACGTCTTCGCGAGGGTGCGCGAGGTGGTCGCCGCGGACGTGGGCACCGCGATCGACGGTGCGCGCGCCGAGGCCGAGCGACGGGGGCTCCGAGTGGGCATCGACGCGCAGCGGATCGCGGGTGAGGCGCGCGTCTCGGGGCCTCGCTTCGTGCGTGATGCGCGGGCGCAGTGCGCGCGCGACGAGCTCGACGTGTGGATCGCGGGCGGCGAGAGCACCGTGAGCGTGCGCGGTCGTGGCCGTGGAGGGCGCAACCAGGCGGCCGCGCTCGCCGTCGCGAACGAGGGCGCGCCGGACGGGACCTTCGTCGCGATCGCGACCGACGGAGTCGACGGATCGAGCGACGCCGCCGCGGTGTGGGTCGACGAAGACGTCGTCACGCGTGCCGCGATCCTCGGGCTCGACGGTCACGCTTTGCTCGACGACGACGACTCCCACGCGTTCTTCGAGGCCACGGGCGCGCGGCTCGTGACCGGACCGACGGGCACGAACGTCGCCGACGTCTGGATCTGGATCGATCACGCGCAGAGACGATTGCGGCGGAATGCCACGACCCGTTAGCCTCCGACCACGGATGCGCTCTTCCGCCGATGTCTCGCTCCAGCTGATGGCTCGCGCGGGGTGTGTTCGTGCCGGGACGGGGGCGGCAGTGCTGCTCGCCGCCCTCCTGGCGTTCGTGGGCAGCGCCGCGGCGCAGCCACGCACGACGGTCGTCGGCGACGCGCCGGACGCGCTCGCAGGCGTCTACCAGGTGCCGGTCGCGGTGCTGCGGCCCGAGCTCTCGGGGACGCTGGTCGGGGTCGGCGGGCTCGGGCTCTCGATCGACGAGCCCTGGGAGGACTCGACCCGCTACCGGCTCGTGGGCGCCCTCGCAGGCTCGTTCTCGCCGGTGCCGTGGCTCGGCATCGGTCTCCAGATCCAGGGCCGCTGGGACGACGTGACGCACGGGACCCAGTCCGACGGCGGGCTGCTCGGGTTCCCGATGCTGACGCTGCGGCTCGCGGCCGAGCCGATCGAGGGGCTCGGCATCGGGCTCGACGGCGCGGTCTGGATGTACGGCAGCGACGCGCCCTCGCTGGCGCCCGAGTCGACCTCGGTGCGCGGGCGCGCGGTGGGCTCGTACCGCGCGCGGCTCGGCGAGGACATGCACCTGACCGTCACCGCGGCGGTCGGCGGGCTCCTCGACAACTCGCGCGCCGCGACGCCGCGCAGCGTGAGCGATCGGCTCTCCGACGAGGATCGACTGAGCCTCGGGGTCAGTGACTTCCACGCCGTGCTCGCCGGGGTCGGCGGGATCCTGCGCGTCGGGATCGTCGAGGCGCTCGCGGAGCTCTCGTGGCGCATCCTCGTCGGCGATGGCGCGCCGAGCGTCGGTGGCTCGCCGCTGCACCTCGTCCTCGGGGCGCGCGTGCGCGCGTTCGAGGAGCTGCTCGAGCTCGGTCTCTACGCGGACGTGCTCGCGAGCGAGGTGCAGCCTTCGTTCATCGCGAGCGGTGGTCCGGCGGCGCCGATCGATCCGCGCTTCACGAT is a window encoding:
- a CDS encoding response regulator, with protein sequence MGKRILFFESDADFANEVSARLRRHGANVEITDDGNAGVDRASQDRPDLILLTIELPQMNGFLVCKKLKKAPETASIPVIILSSEATEEIFEQHRKLRTRAEDYLRKPISVDDLVEKVGALVALDPLSLEESAAEPIALEADVEVALEAEDPEPTDMLSRKNVDEEIDAFADNAFDSLMLDGGEEEATTVGVIPPGLLAPAAPKKAEPAPAAPKPPAGRSTPPPRPASIAATPPRVAAAALQTPKAASVAPPPKAASVAPPPPAVDESALIELRERIAALETQRTALESERTALETERTTLRDEVADAKRKLDEAEEQASTLPRKQAEIERLEREVADLKKTTAQAARGGGISSREFLDLREALNKKDKEILDLKDQVSGRDKQLLDLRDKNLGLEREKADASDRHLELEREIADHKDRIEALSSDKDAANKRAEDTKARLERAEAKAKKIGDELDAEKNARAADVARLAEENAAAIEAMREENASTIADLERRFEEQSAEADARHAVAMDDARRAHEAATTKLREEHTGALASTRAAAAVAQEQAAADAAAAQEQALAAAAAAHEQALAALRAELDQQREDALADAARTKEAALADAARSKDDALAGAARSKDEALAEAARAKDAALVALRAELEGAHRKATDDAERKHSGELAALGRKLAEAESTNAVTVEKLEQTQSDLDATKATLESTQGELAQTKATLASTRSDLDATKATLASTRGELESTKGELDTTQSALDATRGELSATKDELGETKGALDATRGELAQTSAALEATRSELAATQGELEATKGELASTKSELANTKSDLASTRSELSTTKGDLGTTRGELSSTKAALEATAAELESTSAELETTKSVLETTRGELASTAGELERTQGELASTQGQLASTQGQLASTRNDLAARVRDLDDTKAALANARARIEQLESVSAEQARRIQSLESSERSLTGSLAKARGKIDTDTQLLERARRALAISLSLLEDQKANRPEDA
- a CDS encoding polyhydroxyalkanoate synthesis regulator DNA-binding domain-containing protein, yielding MGHPQPVGLDASRRLWQLENIPVSVTPQHPSDRPTRPRVIKRYANRKLYDTRDSRYVTLQQIAEYVRGGEEVSIIDNTTKEDLTNVTLAQIVYEEERKNAPAGEDARRAGSSSPSVGALRTLIQQGGERLMSTLSSTAVGKLIGRREPGASPEGELEEAVAAPTAKPERPAEKEKADDVAGRKLLVGPKEAWDELQRLADDRIKSVLGAAVSHVHQLQGEVKRLQTRIEELEQKLVQLSAREAKHGDAQSDRVERVVNERGDEPEA
- a CDS encoding zf-HC2 domain-containing protein; the encoded protein is MIPCRVVRRHLDALVDGELDTSAQVEFDSHLASCPVCREHAAFARSVKQTIKQELGTVKAPEHLRLRVLTAIQSAPPPQAIAPRPIDVPSVDESAKAPREPRRRRGLRVWMLPARYAVPAAAAAVFFVALGARTDDGEADEAAVAATAMPLFEDVVRRHSSDHPAEVAGPPQQVVGWFRGKLEFPVRPVEFDRADARLLGARLSNIRERDAAAFYYEVRGHRVTVVVFEPPQRAMPIQIFRGAQRVSLHGRELYYRQVRGYTVPVVEHDGLTYAFTGDLDRQTMIQLAASARVQH
- a CDS encoding sigma-70 family RNA polymerase sigma factor, whose protein sequence is MALSDDTPNPLRDEFAKEALVHLDSLYGAALRLTRSESDAEDLVQDAFLKAYRFYDRFEPGTNLRAWLLRVLTNTFINKYRRNTRERRVLDGDEAEPVGDGVMSRAAMRALTDPVGDAMRPLVVKEIQNALDELSDEHRLMIVLADVEELSYKEIADIVGCPIGTVMSRLHRARKQMQHRLVDTAVQMGIIDDKAEGTSEPISLEAYRRAREVAG
- the tatA gene encoding twin-arginine translocase TatA/TatE family subunit, coding for MPNLGMGELIVILLIVLLVFGASRLPQIGEGLGKAIRGLKRGLNSDDDIEVTSKDKRVASKSGAEEIAKDDVAEAEVVERKR
- a CDS encoding class I SAM-dependent rRNA methyltransferase — encoded protein: MTTVTLSRGRVQPVWAGHPWVFAQAIARVDGAPSAGDVVDVVDPEGRFQGRGYWSPKSAIPVRIATRDANDPLDGASIGRAMERAAALRARFGLPSAETTGYRLVHSEGDGLPGLIVDVLGNVATVQLLTIGMKLREQDVFAHVARVAKVKTVIEVASEKAAQREGFEATTGVVRGPDPSALELRERGLDISLEPTITQKTGFYFDQRDNRAMVEKLANGARVLDLYSFVGAFAMFAARGGAKSVTAVDSSAVAIATASRLAHHHGMSDRITFERADARHRMEELARKKERFDLVVLDPPKLAPTVKHLERARGAYRRLNADAARVTEKDGLLVSCSCSAAMTPDELVRVATMGARDAGRDLTLLHMGEQGADHPVPAAFAEGRYLKAAFFRVT
- a CDS encoding glycerate kinase type-2 family protein, whose translation is MSADLASALAHAAIAAVDPRVCTRDVLRREAARGPWTLFAFGKAARGMTEAALEELEVSRGVVIALDAAPFAHPGIVVRRGAHPAPAADAAEHGAEIEALARSLGAGDRALVLLSGGGSAMLERPVEGVTIDEIARVARALMHAGADIAELNAVRRCLSRLKGGGLAEALFPAEVLVVVISDVTAGPTSLVASGPCARPAPSPDPREVIARRGVEGMLSPAARRAIATRADSRPGDDVFARVREVVAADVGTAIDGARAEAERRGLRVGIDAQRIAGEARVSGPRFVRDARAQCARDELDVWIAGGESTVSVRGRGRGGRNQAAALAVANEGAPDGTFVAIATDGVDGSSDAAAVWVDEDVVTRAAILGLDGHALLDDDDSHAFFEATGARLVTGPTGTNVADVWIWIDHAQRRLRRNATTR
- a CDS encoding HAD family hydrolase; this encodes MRAIEELSAESARAIEGVVFDVDDTLTKGGVVEQEAYAALFRLRDAGLARIAVTGRPLGWMESVALMWPIDLAVGENGAGWIWREGRIARRGWFDVEGAGDEVLGRVRARVREEMPDLREADDQPLRRCDLAFDVGETVSLSRDRVARLVEIIEACGARAVVSTVHAHAMPGAWDKACGTVRAVTDVLGIDEARLRERFLFVGDSGNDAAAFGFFAHTAGVANVRDHLHALPVAPRFVAREARGRGFAEIVDVLLARRSA